A DNA window from Sylvia atricapilla isolate bSylAtr1 chromosome 6, bSylAtr1.pri, whole genome shotgun sequence contains the following coding sequences:
- the MYRF gene encoding myelin regulatory factor isoform X5 — MEVVDETEALQRFFEGHDINGALEPSNIDTSILEEYISKEDSPEICFPEIPAPASYTHPQPSSSAGIPAPAAGSVGSVSNPSPGAPLQLPGRHAPLLANPYGAHLNCNNNNGMVVPKGFLGGHCLSSVVPPIKSEPKASYAPGTLPDSPPDSGSEAYSPQQVNDPHLLRTMTPENMCHMTPPSRLEHPPPPPPPPPPPPHLQGPPPPPPHPLQPQHNSHFPSLQRDMFLKAEPLMPPYGVGPGMAPAELHHAQQSQMLHQLLQQHGADLPVHPAKKRKHSESPPNTLNAQMLNGLIKQEPGMGSVPLNPDRVQTPPWHQPGPLSPGLIQDNDSLNGSYLDPNFQSIKWQPHQQNKWATLYDANYKELPMLTYRVDADKGFNFSVGDDAFVCQKKNHFQVTVYIGMLGDPKYVKTPEGLKPLECFYLKLHGVKLEALNQSINIEQSQSDRSKRPFNPVTVNLPPEQVTKVTVGRLHFSETTANNMRKKGKPNPDQRYFMLVVALQAHAQNQNYTLAAHISERIIVRASNPGQFESDSDVLWQRAQLPDTVFHHGRVGINTDRPDEALVVHGNVKVMGSLMHPSDVRVKEDIQEVDTTEQLKRISRMRLVHYNYKPEFAATVGIDNTSETGVIAQEVKEILPEAVKDTGDLVFSNGKTLENFLVVNKERIFMENVGAVKELCKLTDNLETRIDELERWSHKLAKLKRLDSMKSTVSSGAFSQTGSQFSRAGSVPHKKRPHKVTSKSPSVVPEQACISQRFLQGTIIALVIIMAFSVVSMSTLYVLSLRSEEDLVDIDGSFAVPTACLLAFFRHRGPGIPVALCPRSSQNIDKTQTVRSTAASNGAGSRTRPEHVPDETHGVALGIPGGSVLACFSPPCFSVCCSAAPTDVSSVVPSETSPAHTTNQTGEGQPRFLEMLGHLQDQSQPSLLPVTNIKAKSRGITGKSASYTKWPKTPDSSRQQRSLRQPVSERPRTEQPGTDGPSPVLQSIRILEINLAIHSQYCAAADACRTGNFSYRIPVSQRTAVNTNLTLEMNSSSAVSVSLCGLVSSDPCQDAVSGNSSTDSTDAQDTTHRWPLVMLSFQEFSYHFRVAQPGRADCSTSLEQLGHLFTDYYFQFYWLCE, encoded by the exons gCCACGACATTAATGGAGCTCTGGAACCATCCAACATCGACACCAGCATCCTGGAAGAGTACATCAGCAAGGAGGACTCTCCGGAGAT ctgcttccctgAGATCCCTGCTCCCGCCAGCTACACgcacccccagccctccagcTCCGCCGGCATTCCCGCGCCTGCCGCCGGCTCCGTGGGCAGCGTGAGCAATCCCTCTCCCGGCGCTCCCCTGCAGCTTCCCGGCCGGCATGCCCCTCTCCTGGCCAACCCCTACGGGGCTCACCTCaactgcaacaacaacaacgGCATGGTGGTGCCCAAGGGCTTCCTGGGCGGCCACTGCCTGAGCAGCGTGGTGCCTCCAATCAAATCGGAGCCCAAGGCCTCCTACGCGCCCGG CACTTTGCCGGACTCCCCCCCGGATTCCGGATCAGAAGCCTACTCTCCTCAGCAGGTGAACG aTCCTCACCTCCTCCGGACCATGACTCCTGAAAATATGTGCCACATGACTCCCCCTTCCCGCCTggagcatcctcctcctcctccaccgcctcctcctccaccccctCACCTCCAGGGTccccccccgccgccccctcaCCCCCTCCAGCCGCAGCATAATTCCCACTTTCCCAGCCTGCAGCGGGATATGTTCCTGAAGGCCGAGCCCCTGATGCCTCCGTACGGCGTGGGGCCGGGAATGGCGCCCGCTGAGCTTCACCATGCCCAGCAATCCCAGATGCTgcaccagctcctccagcagcacggAGCAGA CCTCCCGGTGCATCCCGCCAAGAAGCGGAAACACTCCGAGTCCCCCCCCAACACCCTCAATGCCCAGATGCTCAACGGGCTGATCAAGCAGGAGCCGGGAATGGGATCCGTGCCGCTCAATCCTGATCGTGTCCAGACGCCTCCCTGGCACCAGCCAGGCCCGCTCTCACCAG GCCTGATCCAGGATAACGACAGCCTGAACGGCTCCTACCTGGACCCCAACTTCCAGTCCATCAAGTGGCAGCCACACCAGCAGAACAAGTGGGCAACCCTCTACGACGCCAACTACAAGGAGCT CCCGATGCTGACGTACCGCGTGGATGCTGACAAGGGCTTCAACTTCTCCGTGGGGGACGACGCCTTCGTGTGCCAGAAGAAGAACCACTTCCAGGTCACCGTGTACATCGGGATGCTCGGTGATCCCAAGTACGTGAAGACCCCCGAGGGCCTGAAACCCTTGGAATGCTTCTACCTGAAACTGCACGGAGTGAAG CTGGAGGCCTTGAATCAGTCCATCAACATCGAGCAGTCACAGTCGGACCGCAGCAAACGGCCCTTCAACCCCGTCAC ggTGAACCTGCCCCCGGAGCAGGTCACCAAGGTCACTGTGGGGCGGCTGCACTTCAGCGAGACCACGGCCAAcaacatgaggaaaaaaggcaaacccaACCCGGACCAGAG GTACTTCATGCTGGTGGTGGCCCTGCAGGCACACGCCCAGAACCAGAACTACACGCTGGCAGCCCACATCTCTGAGCGGATCATCGTGCGG GCTTCCAACCCGGGGCAGTTTGAGAGTGACAGTGACGTGCTGTGGCAGCGGGCGCAGCTCCCGGACACCGTGTTCCACCACGGCCGGGTGGGAATCAACACGGACCGCCCGGATGAGGCCCTGGTGGTCCACGGAAACGTCAAGGTCATGGGGTCCCTGATGCACCCTTCGGATGTCCGAGTGAAAGAGGACATCCAGGAG GTGGacaccacagagcagctgaagcgGATCTCCAGGATGAGGCTGGTGCACTACAACTACAAACCCGAGTTTGCAGCCACGGTGGGCATTGACAACACCTCTGAGACAG GTGTCATCGCGCAGGAAGTGAAGGAGATCCTCCCAGAAGCTGTGAAGGACACTGGGGACCTGGTCTTTTCCAACGGGAAAACCCTGGAGAACTTCCTGGTGGTGAACAAG GAGCGGATCTTCATGGAGAACGTGGGGGCCGTGAAGGAGCTGTGCAAGCTCACGGATAACCTGGAGACACGGATCGATGAGCTGGAAAGGTGGAGCCACAAGCTGGCCAAGCTCAAGAGGCTGGACAGCATGAAGTCAACCGTGAGCTCCGGAGCCTTCAG CCAAACCGGGAGCCAGTTCAGCCGGGCAGGAAGCGTGCCCCACAAAAAGAGACCCCACAAAGTCACCAGCAAG TCTCCGTCGGTTGTCCCGGAGCAGGCCTGCATCAGCCAGCGCTTCCTTCAGGGCACCATCATCGCCCTGGTCATCATCATGGCATTCAG cGTGGTGTCCATGTCCACGCTCTACGTGCTGAGCCTGCGCAGCGAGGAGGATCTCGTGGACATCGATGG CTCCTTTGCTGTACCCACTGCCTGTCTCCTGGCCTTCTTTCGGCACAGGGGTCCCGGAATTCCAGTTGCTCTGTGTCCACG GTCAAGCCAGAACATTGACAAGACGCAGACGGTGCGATCCACGGCTGCATCCAACGGAGCCGGCAGCAGGACCCGCCCAGAGCACG tccCGGATGAGACGCATGGAGTAGCCCTTGGCATTCCCGGCGGCAGTGTGCTGGCCTGTTTCAGCCCTCCCTGTTTTTCcgtgtgctgctctgctgcccccACTGACGTCTCCTCTGTTGTCCCCTCGGAGACCAGCCCTGCCCACACCACCAACCAGACAGGTGAGGGCCAGCCCAGATTCCTAGAAATGCTGGGACATCTCCAAG ACCAAAGCCagccctccctcctgccagtGACAAACATCAAAGCCAAATCCAGGGGCATCACCGGGAAATCCGCCTCCTACACCAAGTGGCCAAAGACTCCTGACAG CTCCCGGCAGCAGCGCAGCCTCCGGCAGCCGGTGAGCGAGCGGCCCCGCACGGAGCAGCCCGGCACGGATG GGCCGAGCCCGGTGCTGCAATCCATCCGGATCCTGGAGATCAACCTGGCCATCCATTCCCAGTACTGTGCCGCTGCCGATGCCTGCAG GACTGGGAATTTCAGCTACCGCATCCCTGTGAGCCAGCGGACGGCCGTGAACACCAACCTGACCCTGGAGATGAA ctcctcctccgCTGTGTCCGTCTCCCTTTGTGGACTCGTCTCCAGTGATCCCTGCCAGGATGCTGTGAGCGGGAACAGCTCCACTGACTCCACAGATGCACAG gaCACCACGCACCGCTGGCCTCTGGTGATGCTGTCCTTCCAGGAGTTTTCCTACCACTTCCGCGTGGCGCAGCCG ggcCGAGCTGACTGCAGCacttccctggagcagctgggacaccTCTTCACTGACTATTACTTCCAGTTCTACTGGCTCTGTGAGTGA
- the MYRF gene encoding myelin regulatory factor isoform X6 codes for MEVVDETEALQRFFEGHDINGALEPSNIDTSILEEYISKEDSPEICFPEIPAPASYTHPQPSSSAGIPAPAAGSVGSVSNPSPGAPLQLPGRHAPLLANPYGAHLNCNNNNGMVVPKGFLGGHCLSSVVPPIKSEPKASYAPGTLPDSPPDSGSEAYSPQQVNDPHLLRTMTPENMCHMTPPSRLEHPPPPPPPPPPPPHLQGPPPPPPHPLQPQHNSHFPSLQRDMFLKAEPLMPPYGVGPGMAPAELHHAQQSQMLHQLLQQHGADLPVHPAKKRKHSESPPNTLNAQMLNGLIKQEPGMGSVPLNPDRVQTPPWHQPGPLSPGLIQDNDSLNGSYLDPNFQSIKWQPHQQNKWATLYDANYKELPMLTYRVDADKGFNFSVGDDAFVCQKKNHFQVTVYIGMLGDPKYVKTPEGLKPLECFYLKLHGVKLEALNQSINIEQSQSDRSKRPFNPVTVNLPPEQVTKVTVGRLHFSETTANNMRKKGKPNPDQRYFMLVVALQAHAQNQNYTLAAHISERIIVRASNPGQFESDSDVLWQRAQLPDTVFHHGRVGINTDRPDEALVVHGNVKVMGSLMHPSDVRVKEDIQEVDTTEQLKRISRMRLVHYNYKPEFAATVGIDNTSETGVIAQEVKEILPEAVKDTGDLVFSNGKTLENFLVVNKERIFMENVGAVKELCKLTDNLETRIDELERWSHKLAKLKRLDSMKSTVSSGAFSQTGSQFSRAGSVPHKKRPHKVTSKSPSVVPEQACISQRFLQGTIIALVIIMAFSVVSMSTLYVLSLRSEEDLVDIDGSSQNIDKTQTVRSTAASNGAGSRTRPEHVPDETHGVALGIPGGSVLACFSPPCFSVCCSAAPTDVSSVVPSETSPAHTTNQTDQSQPSLLPVTNIKAKSRGITGKSASYTKWPKTPDRSQRFGSPNASPSSPFSHIQGKSKYVSNLSLSRSSSRQQRSLRQPVSERPRTEQPGTDGPSPVLQSIRILEINLAIHSQYCAAADACRTGNFSYRIPVSQRTAVNTNLTLEMNSSSAVSVSLCGLVSSDPCQDAVSGNSSTDSTDAQDTTHRWPLVMLSFQEFSYHFRVAQPGRADCSTSLEQLGHLFTDYYFQFYWLCE; via the exons gCCACGACATTAATGGAGCTCTGGAACCATCCAACATCGACACCAGCATCCTGGAAGAGTACATCAGCAAGGAGGACTCTCCGGAGAT ctgcttccctgAGATCCCTGCTCCCGCCAGCTACACgcacccccagccctccagcTCCGCCGGCATTCCCGCGCCTGCCGCCGGCTCCGTGGGCAGCGTGAGCAATCCCTCTCCCGGCGCTCCCCTGCAGCTTCCCGGCCGGCATGCCCCTCTCCTGGCCAACCCCTACGGGGCTCACCTCaactgcaacaacaacaacgGCATGGTGGTGCCCAAGGGCTTCCTGGGCGGCCACTGCCTGAGCAGCGTGGTGCCTCCAATCAAATCGGAGCCCAAGGCCTCCTACGCGCCCGG CACTTTGCCGGACTCCCCCCCGGATTCCGGATCAGAAGCCTACTCTCCTCAGCAGGTGAACG aTCCTCACCTCCTCCGGACCATGACTCCTGAAAATATGTGCCACATGACTCCCCCTTCCCGCCTggagcatcctcctcctcctccaccgcctcctcctccaccccctCACCTCCAGGGTccccccccgccgccccctcaCCCCCTCCAGCCGCAGCATAATTCCCACTTTCCCAGCCTGCAGCGGGATATGTTCCTGAAGGCCGAGCCCCTGATGCCTCCGTACGGCGTGGGGCCGGGAATGGCGCCCGCTGAGCTTCACCATGCCCAGCAATCCCAGATGCTgcaccagctcctccagcagcacggAGCAGA CCTCCCGGTGCATCCCGCCAAGAAGCGGAAACACTCCGAGTCCCCCCCCAACACCCTCAATGCCCAGATGCTCAACGGGCTGATCAAGCAGGAGCCGGGAATGGGATCCGTGCCGCTCAATCCTGATCGTGTCCAGACGCCTCCCTGGCACCAGCCAGGCCCGCTCTCACCAG GCCTGATCCAGGATAACGACAGCCTGAACGGCTCCTACCTGGACCCCAACTTCCAGTCCATCAAGTGGCAGCCACACCAGCAGAACAAGTGGGCAACCCTCTACGACGCCAACTACAAGGAGCT CCCGATGCTGACGTACCGCGTGGATGCTGACAAGGGCTTCAACTTCTCCGTGGGGGACGACGCCTTCGTGTGCCAGAAGAAGAACCACTTCCAGGTCACCGTGTACATCGGGATGCTCGGTGATCCCAAGTACGTGAAGACCCCCGAGGGCCTGAAACCCTTGGAATGCTTCTACCTGAAACTGCACGGAGTGAAG CTGGAGGCCTTGAATCAGTCCATCAACATCGAGCAGTCACAGTCGGACCGCAGCAAACGGCCCTTCAACCCCGTCAC ggTGAACCTGCCCCCGGAGCAGGTCACCAAGGTCACTGTGGGGCGGCTGCACTTCAGCGAGACCACGGCCAAcaacatgaggaaaaaaggcaaacccaACCCGGACCAGAG GTACTTCATGCTGGTGGTGGCCCTGCAGGCACACGCCCAGAACCAGAACTACACGCTGGCAGCCCACATCTCTGAGCGGATCATCGTGCGG GCTTCCAACCCGGGGCAGTTTGAGAGTGACAGTGACGTGCTGTGGCAGCGGGCGCAGCTCCCGGACACCGTGTTCCACCACGGCCGGGTGGGAATCAACACGGACCGCCCGGATGAGGCCCTGGTGGTCCACGGAAACGTCAAGGTCATGGGGTCCCTGATGCACCCTTCGGATGTCCGAGTGAAAGAGGACATCCAGGAG GTGGacaccacagagcagctgaagcgGATCTCCAGGATGAGGCTGGTGCACTACAACTACAAACCCGAGTTTGCAGCCACGGTGGGCATTGACAACACCTCTGAGACAG GTGTCATCGCGCAGGAAGTGAAGGAGATCCTCCCAGAAGCTGTGAAGGACACTGGGGACCTGGTCTTTTCCAACGGGAAAACCCTGGAGAACTTCCTGGTGGTGAACAAG GAGCGGATCTTCATGGAGAACGTGGGGGCCGTGAAGGAGCTGTGCAAGCTCACGGATAACCTGGAGACACGGATCGATGAGCTGGAAAGGTGGAGCCACAAGCTGGCCAAGCTCAAGAGGCTGGACAGCATGAAGTCAACCGTGAGCTCCGGAGCCTTCAG CCAAACCGGGAGCCAGTTCAGCCGGGCAGGAAGCGTGCCCCACAAAAAGAGACCCCACAAAGTCACCAGCAAG TCTCCGTCGGTTGTCCCGGAGCAGGCCTGCATCAGCCAGCGCTTCCTTCAGGGCACCATCATCGCCCTGGTCATCATCATGGCATTCAG cGTGGTGTCCATGTCCACGCTCTACGTGCTGAGCCTGCGCAGCGAGGAGGATCTCGTGGACATCGATGG GTCAAGCCAGAACATTGACAAGACGCAGACGGTGCGATCCACGGCTGCATCCAACGGAGCCGGCAGCAGGACCCGCCCAGAGCACG tccCGGATGAGACGCATGGAGTAGCCCTTGGCATTCCCGGCGGCAGTGTGCTGGCCTGTTTCAGCCCTCCCTGTTTTTCcgtgtgctgctctgctgcccccACTGACGTCTCCTCTGTTGTCCCCTCGGAGACCAGCCCTGCCCACACCACCAACCAGACAG ACCAAAGCCagccctccctcctgccagtGACAAACATCAAAGCCAAATCCAGGGGCATCACCGGGAAATCCGCCTCCTACACCAAGTGGCCAAAGACTCCTGACAGGTCTCAGCGCTTCGGCAGCCCCAATGCCAGcccctcctcccccttctcCCACATCCAGGGCAAATCCAAGTACGTCTCCAACCTCTCGCTCTCCCGCAGCAGCTCCCGGCAGCAGCGCAGCCTCCGGCAGCCGGTGAGCGAGCGGCCCCGCACGGAGCAGCCCGGCACGGATG GGCCGAGCCCGGTGCTGCAATCCATCCGGATCCTGGAGATCAACCTGGCCATCCATTCCCAGTACTGTGCCGCTGCCGATGCCTGCAG GACTGGGAATTTCAGCTACCGCATCCCTGTGAGCCAGCGGACGGCCGTGAACACCAACCTGACCCTGGAGATGAA ctcctcctccgCTGTGTCCGTCTCCCTTTGTGGACTCGTCTCCAGTGATCCCTGCCAGGATGCTGTGAGCGGGAACAGCTCCACTGACTCCACAGATGCACAG gaCACCACGCACCGCTGGCCTCTGGTGATGCTGTCCTTCCAGGAGTTTTCCTACCACTTCCGCGTGGCGCAGCCG ggcCGAGCTGACTGCAGCacttccctggagcagctgggacaccTCTTCACTGACTATTACTTCCAGTTCTACTGGCTCTGTGAGTGA
- the MYRF gene encoding myelin regulatory factor isoform X1 has protein sequence MEVVDETEALQRFFEGHDINGALEPSNIDTSILEEYISKEDSPEICFPEIPAPASYTHPQPSSSAGIPAPAAGSVGSVSNPSPGAPLQLPGRHAPLLANPYGAHLNCNNNNGMVVPKGFLGGHCLSSVVPPIKSEPKASYAPGTLPDSPPDSGSEAYSPQQVNDPHLLRTMTPENMCHMTPPSRLEHPPPPPPPPPPPPHLQGPPPPPPHPLQPQHNSHFPSLQRDMFLKAEPLMPPYGVGPGMAPAELHHAQQSQMLHQLLQQHGADLPVHPAKKRKHSESPPNTLNAQMLNGLIKQEPGMGSVPLNPDRVQTPPWHQPGPLSPGLIQDNDSLNGSYLDPNFQSIKWQPHQQNKWATLYDANYKELPMLTYRVDADKGFNFSVGDDAFVCQKKNHFQVTVYIGMLGDPKYVKTPEGLKPLECFYLKLHGVKLEALNQSINIEQSQSDRSKRPFNPVTVNLPPEQVTKVTVGRLHFSETTANNMRKKGKPNPDQRYFMLVVALQAHAQNQNYTLAAHISERIIVRASNPGQFESDSDVLWQRAQLPDTVFHHGRVGINTDRPDEALVVHGNVKVMGSLMHPSDVRVKEDIQEVDTTEQLKRISRMRLVHYNYKPEFAATVGIDNTSETGVIAQEVKEILPEAVKDTGDLVFSNGKTLENFLVVNKERIFMENVGAVKELCKLTDNLETRIDELERWSHKLAKLKRLDSMKSTVSSGAFSQTGSQFSRAGSVPHKKRPHKVTSKSPSVVPEQACISQRFLQGTIIALVIIMAFSVVSMSTLYVLSLRSEEDLVDIDGSFAVPTACLLAFFRHRGPGIPVALCPRSSQNIDKTQTVRSTAASNGAGSRTRPEHVPDETHGVALGIPGGSVLACFSPPCFSVCCSAAPTDVSSVVPSETSPAHTTNQTGEGQPRFLEMLGHLQDQSQPSLLPVTNIKAKSRGITGKSASYTKWPKTPDRSQRFGSPNASPSSPFSHIQGKSKYVSNLSLSRSSSRQQRSLRQPVSERPRTEQPGTDGPSPVLQSIRILEINLAIHSQYCAAADACRTGNFSYRIPVSQRTAVNTNLTLEMNSSSAVSVSLCGLVSSDPCQDAVSGNSSTDSTDAQDTTHRWPLVMLSFQEFSYHFRVAQPGRADCSTSLEQLGHLFTDYYFQFYWLCE, from the exons gCCACGACATTAATGGAGCTCTGGAACCATCCAACATCGACACCAGCATCCTGGAAGAGTACATCAGCAAGGAGGACTCTCCGGAGAT ctgcttccctgAGATCCCTGCTCCCGCCAGCTACACgcacccccagccctccagcTCCGCCGGCATTCCCGCGCCTGCCGCCGGCTCCGTGGGCAGCGTGAGCAATCCCTCTCCCGGCGCTCCCCTGCAGCTTCCCGGCCGGCATGCCCCTCTCCTGGCCAACCCCTACGGGGCTCACCTCaactgcaacaacaacaacgGCATGGTGGTGCCCAAGGGCTTCCTGGGCGGCCACTGCCTGAGCAGCGTGGTGCCTCCAATCAAATCGGAGCCCAAGGCCTCCTACGCGCCCGG CACTTTGCCGGACTCCCCCCCGGATTCCGGATCAGAAGCCTACTCTCCTCAGCAGGTGAACG aTCCTCACCTCCTCCGGACCATGACTCCTGAAAATATGTGCCACATGACTCCCCCTTCCCGCCTggagcatcctcctcctcctccaccgcctcctcctccaccccctCACCTCCAGGGTccccccccgccgccccctcaCCCCCTCCAGCCGCAGCATAATTCCCACTTTCCCAGCCTGCAGCGGGATATGTTCCTGAAGGCCGAGCCCCTGATGCCTCCGTACGGCGTGGGGCCGGGAATGGCGCCCGCTGAGCTTCACCATGCCCAGCAATCCCAGATGCTgcaccagctcctccagcagcacggAGCAGA CCTCCCGGTGCATCCCGCCAAGAAGCGGAAACACTCCGAGTCCCCCCCCAACACCCTCAATGCCCAGATGCTCAACGGGCTGATCAAGCAGGAGCCGGGAATGGGATCCGTGCCGCTCAATCCTGATCGTGTCCAGACGCCTCCCTGGCACCAGCCAGGCCCGCTCTCACCAG GCCTGATCCAGGATAACGACAGCCTGAACGGCTCCTACCTGGACCCCAACTTCCAGTCCATCAAGTGGCAGCCACACCAGCAGAACAAGTGGGCAACCCTCTACGACGCCAACTACAAGGAGCT CCCGATGCTGACGTACCGCGTGGATGCTGACAAGGGCTTCAACTTCTCCGTGGGGGACGACGCCTTCGTGTGCCAGAAGAAGAACCACTTCCAGGTCACCGTGTACATCGGGATGCTCGGTGATCCCAAGTACGTGAAGACCCCCGAGGGCCTGAAACCCTTGGAATGCTTCTACCTGAAACTGCACGGAGTGAAG CTGGAGGCCTTGAATCAGTCCATCAACATCGAGCAGTCACAGTCGGACCGCAGCAAACGGCCCTTCAACCCCGTCAC ggTGAACCTGCCCCCGGAGCAGGTCACCAAGGTCACTGTGGGGCGGCTGCACTTCAGCGAGACCACGGCCAAcaacatgaggaaaaaaggcaaacccaACCCGGACCAGAG GTACTTCATGCTGGTGGTGGCCCTGCAGGCACACGCCCAGAACCAGAACTACACGCTGGCAGCCCACATCTCTGAGCGGATCATCGTGCGG GCTTCCAACCCGGGGCAGTTTGAGAGTGACAGTGACGTGCTGTGGCAGCGGGCGCAGCTCCCGGACACCGTGTTCCACCACGGCCGGGTGGGAATCAACACGGACCGCCCGGATGAGGCCCTGGTGGTCCACGGAAACGTCAAGGTCATGGGGTCCCTGATGCACCCTTCGGATGTCCGAGTGAAAGAGGACATCCAGGAG GTGGacaccacagagcagctgaagcgGATCTCCAGGATGAGGCTGGTGCACTACAACTACAAACCCGAGTTTGCAGCCACGGTGGGCATTGACAACACCTCTGAGACAG GTGTCATCGCGCAGGAAGTGAAGGAGATCCTCCCAGAAGCTGTGAAGGACACTGGGGACCTGGTCTTTTCCAACGGGAAAACCCTGGAGAACTTCCTGGTGGTGAACAAG GAGCGGATCTTCATGGAGAACGTGGGGGCCGTGAAGGAGCTGTGCAAGCTCACGGATAACCTGGAGACACGGATCGATGAGCTGGAAAGGTGGAGCCACAAGCTGGCCAAGCTCAAGAGGCTGGACAGCATGAAGTCAACCGTGAGCTCCGGAGCCTTCAG CCAAACCGGGAGCCAGTTCAGCCGGGCAGGAAGCGTGCCCCACAAAAAGAGACCCCACAAAGTCACCAGCAAG TCTCCGTCGGTTGTCCCGGAGCAGGCCTGCATCAGCCAGCGCTTCCTTCAGGGCACCATCATCGCCCTGGTCATCATCATGGCATTCAG cGTGGTGTCCATGTCCACGCTCTACGTGCTGAGCCTGCGCAGCGAGGAGGATCTCGTGGACATCGATGG CTCCTTTGCTGTACCCACTGCCTGTCTCCTGGCCTTCTTTCGGCACAGGGGTCCCGGAATTCCAGTTGCTCTGTGTCCACG GTCAAGCCAGAACATTGACAAGACGCAGACGGTGCGATCCACGGCTGCATCCAACGGAGCCGGCAGCAGGACCCGCCCAGAGCACG tccCGGATGAGACGCATGGAGTAGCCCTTGGCATTCCCGGCGGCAGTGTGCTGGCCTGTTTCAGCCCTCCCTGTTTTTCcgtgtgctgctctgctgcccccACTGACGTCTCCTCTGTTGTCCCCTCGGAGACCAGCCCTGCCCACACCACCAACCAGACAGGTGAGGGCCAGCCCAGATTCCTAGAAATGCTGGGACATCTCCAAG ACCAAAGCCagccctccctcctgccagtGACAAACATCAAAGCCAAATCCAGGGGCATCACCGGGAAATCCGCCTCCTACACCAAGTGGCCAAAGACTCCTGACAGGTCTCAGCGCTTCGGCAGCCCCAATGCCAGcccctcctcccccttctcCCACATCCAGGGCAAATCCAAGTACGTCTCCAACCTCTCGCTCTCCCGCAGCAGCTCCCGGCAGCAGCGCAGCCTCCGGCAGCCGGTGAGCGAGCGGCCCCGCACGGAGCAGCCCGGCACGGATG GGCCGAGCCCGGTGCTGCAATCCATCCGGATCCTGGAGATCAACCTGGCCATCCATTCCCAGTACTGTGCCGCTGCCGATGCCTGCAG GACTGGGAATTTCAGCTACCGCATCCCTGTGAGCCAGCGGACGGCCGTGAACACCAACCTGACCCTGGAGATGAA ctcctcctccgCTGTGTCCGTCTCCCTTTGTGGACTCGTCTCCAGTGATCCCTGCCAGGATGCTGTGAGCGGGAACAGCTCCACTGACTCCACAGATGCACAG gaCACCACGCACCGCTGGCCTCTGGTGATGCTGTCCTTCCAGGAGTTTTCCTACCACTTCCGCGTGGCGCAGCCG ggcCGAGCTGACTGCAGCacttccctggagcagctgggacaccTCTTCACTGACTATTACTTCCAGTTCTACTGGCTCTGTGAGTGA